The sequence AAACAAACTCAGAAGCCATGCCACTTGTATCACAAGGCACAGATGCACatttgttgtttaaatttagtATATGTTTTTTCAAATACATGGATTTTTATTTCGTCTAAATTAGTATAATTTGTCGTTTTGCGCATTTGTATATCAGTATACAAAGCAGACATTACAGTATTTAAATTTTATCAATTTggtgttttatttgattgaaatttatatttttaaattcagtatAATTATTCTGATTTCAATTTAGTACTactattttatcttttttttttttttaataaaaaatctttttcaCTCTAATGTAGTTATCCGTAGCATGTTTAGAATTCCTATTATTGCCTTTTTGCTAAATCTTTATCCAGCCAGTCAATCAGCTTAGTCACTTTTTATCTGACTTTGCTTCCTAAACGTTCTGTTAGCCggctagttagcattagcattcgaATGCTACGTTATATTGTCTTTCCATTTGATGTTTCTTCCTCCCTTTTTAGACCAACCAAAATaagaaacaacaaaaaggagCAGACGCGAAGGCTGAAAGCACGAAAAAAACAAGCTCGCGTGTTGACGTCATGGTGGTTACGTTCACATCTTTgatggaatgaagtgaatttgAATCCATTTGGCTAACATCAAAAGAACGTGTGGCGTGCTGGCATCCCGCAGACATTTTTCTGCGTCCTTCCTAACCCTTGAAGACTGCACAATcgtgtgtgtctgcgtgttcGAGTGTGCACATGGTTTAGTCATGGCCGCCAGGGAGCCGCGAGGCGTGCAGCCGCGagctgcaaacacaaagcagcgCCATCTGCATGCCTGGAACACTTCCAACATCAacaacgcgcacgcacgcacacttgtCAGAGTTTGTATGTAGCGCCTCATCTGGTCACGTCAATGATGACGTTTTGGGGGCCAGGGCACATGTGTACATTGTTCCACGACTGACATTACATTTAGATGTGCAATAATTGGGTAATGTGGAgaaataaaatagaaagtgtGAGAAACGTGGATGTACAAGCAGGCCTGCAATGAAAAGCAGCCGGTGGTTACCATGGCGCCCACAACGCATGATGTGATCAAATGTTCCCATTTTTTCATTCCAATAGACTGAACTTATATAGTGTTTTTGACACGAGGCATATATGGCGTTCAAGGCGTTTTGCAAGGCATCACATTCAACCATTCacacagccattttgccacttgctgtcgactaaaaatgacattaaattTGTTCAGGGCTCAGCTTGTTAATGTCACCTGAccaaattcagaaaacaggtgagcccccTCAGATGGATAACAATGGGTGGATCTTGCTGCTaaattaatattccacaaacagaTCAGAACACAGTGTTTAGGCTAGTTGGCCACATATTGtgcatttattttaaagaatattttttttacttgaattcCCCTTTGGCTGGCTTCAAAGAACTATAGCCAGGCATACAAAATATAGAAGATAAAGAGAGAAAACGAGCGACGCATGggggaaaatgacaaaaagtagaAGTAATACGTAATGAAAATGTgaggaaattatttttaaaaacaaatatctgACAAAGGAGGAGAGAAAATTTAAGCTAATGGTAAATTAGAATAAATACTGGAACAATTGAAGAAGAAAAtgggaaaaacaagaaaataattaGAAATAGATAGGAAATTTTTAAataagcataaaaaacaaaaacagaattatagtaataaaaaaaaatcaagcaaaaCTGAGGATAATATAAAGAAAAACAGAAGTATTGCGatagagaagaaaaacaaaggaaaaaaacaaggagAGAAATTTTTAAAGTTTAAAGTGATTTCAAGGCATTTTGTCTTGTATCACTTTTGATTACTTTCATACCATATTACATACCTATCAATGACAAATGACATATTACTCATATATACCATCCAGTAGCCTATATCACGTATTGGCACTTAGGCATGCTGCATGTGAACGAAGGAATCCGTTTGTTTGATGTACTCTGGCTCCATCAAGTGGCCATTAGAAGTATTACACGTCACACCATTATGAGTATGACTGGAATGGATGACAAACTGCTTAGTTTAAAAATCCAAAgacattacattatttatttattttacttatgtGACATTTTCCGAATTTGCCGTTCAATCTACGGGAATTACATTGTGAAAATCAACCATTCAGCATCCACTCTCAACTATGATACCTATTGATCATTAGAGTATTTTCATTTCAACTCAATAAAGCTGACATCCCATTGGCTGATGATGATGCTGCGGCACCTACGCGCCTATGCAAAACACTACAGTAcaagcgcgcgcgcgtgtgaagCAACCTCTCAGCATCACAGCCTGTCAAAGAGGCGTGTCTGTATGTGCTGAGTCGAGTGAATTTTGGAGTGGGCAAACAGGTTTTTCGGGGGGAATTCAACCCGGAACTGAGAGGACGTTGACACACAACAGGTGAGTCGCCTCGCCTGACAtcgaaactaaaaaaataaaataaaataaataacaacataTACTAAGCGTTATTTAGTAAATCATATTATAACATTATGGGTTTTATGGCCACTACATGTATTAAGTAGagatgtaatttaatttaaaaagaaaagaaaaaaaaggtctccCCCATCCCATTCGATTCGACGCTTCCACAGGTGGTAAGGATCTACATCCGCGGTAAAAAGTAGGGCGCCGTCGTCGTGTTTGAGAGTGAGTGCGCTGCTCAGCACACATTTAATTCAAGTGACATCTCGGCAGCGGTTGAttgagcctctttttcttttctaatttagtttccaaaaaagaaagagaacgaGTGCCCCGAGAGGACTAAAATGGAGGCGTTGAAGAAAGGACTGAACAAAGCCAAGGAAGGAGTGGTTGTGGCGGCGACGAAGACCAAGCAGGGAGTGAGTTCCGCGGCCGGAATGACCATAGATGGGGTCCAGTACGTCGGTGGGTCCCCAATTACTATCGGCTTATTGATCAACTCATTGGCGTTCAATTGATTCATCGCACTTTCAGTCGCACTAATTAGGATCACCTGCTGCTTTAAACTGGCCAGgtgtatttaattttgatttttttttctcttcaagatCTCAAAAGAGGTTCCAGTTATCGCTATTGAAGCCGACAATTTTTAGATcatgttatttaattttaacattAGTTATAATTGGTAGTAGGATCAGGCATTAgtatagattttatttattaatttttttaaatattctagTTAATTAAATTTTCGACACTGGCTCCTTTTAATCTTCACAAgctaaaaaatgtcaatacATTTTACGTAATTTCTCACTATGAGCAACAGTAGTATTTACGGCCTGTTACAATACTTATTCAATTACAAaaagtgtctttaaaaaaaggttttccattttaaatattcttttttttttttttttactgtaacttatttagttaaaattaagtTTTCTTAATGGTAGCAGCAACGTAACTAATAATTATATTCCTTTTTAATATAGtgtaattataataaattatcACTTGCTGTTGTATCctttaaaaaaactatttgtattGCAgcctttgttttttctttcttttgaaaaaatatgtaGCCCTTTTTTGTACCATTATATCCATACTTTATATAACATtagtgtttacatttatttcctACTCATATTAGCAGTATTctaattaaagaaaacaaacatcatTTTGTTTACTATCAATATCTACTTATTActaattttattctgaaaatatGATTTATTCACGTTTcacaaatatacattttgttAGATTTCAACCATCattctttttttctacttttaggCACCAAAACAGTGGAAGGAGCCACAACAGGTATTTATAGTGATCTGACAAtaaacatgacacaaattgGCATGAAGGTGAGCAGCAAGGTGCCATATTTCCATTCGCGGACCCCCTGGGAGGGCAAAGCGTGGCTGTCACAAACAAGCAGTGGCACCCATGGTGACTTCCTATGAGGCAACCCCAAGAGCTCCACCGTCCATGTTGTTAGGCTAAATGCAAGGAACGCCTTTTACAGAAAGGTGAAGAAGAGCAAGCTGTGCCGGATCTGCAAAGTGGCTAATTGAATAAAGGCTACAGACAGTAGAGGGTGTGGTCGTGTGTTCTGCAAGTGAAAGCCGAACAACAATTGAAAGTGTGTGACGCcctattttcttttcatttccccGACAGTTGCAGGTAAAACGGTGGAGGGGGTGAGCCATGTGGGCGGGGCAGTGGTTACCGGGATGACCAACGTGGCCCATAAAACCGTGGAGGGGGCAGGCAGCATTGTCGCCGCCACCGGATTGACCAAGAAGGATCCCGCCAAACCGGTGAGAACAAATACTTGAATATAAGACGACCTGTAATGTAACAAGGTTGCGCTAACCTCAGCCGAGGTCAAAGTTCCAGTGAAAAGGTGAAAAGAGAATCCGATAGCTACATTTGATCCAGATCCTCATCAACATgtaacataaaattaaaaaatgttaagatccacaagaaaatggatggatggatggaaggtcaATTTCaagttaaattaaaacaaaaggtGACCGAAATATGCACCGATCTTCTAAACGATTGAAGATTTGGAATATTTGTTGAATTACTGTTTGAATGATTCCCTGTTTTGTGTGAGATGTACATctttttttacccaaaaaagTCAATATTCGGCGGGCCGTAGATCCCAAACACCTGCTCggactgacctaaaatttgagattttgCGCTGTGCCATAACTACCAACAAGTACACCAAGGTTTAATCAAATCTAAATCTGCTTGGTTAAACCAAGCATGGAACAAATCAAATCTTGGTTTACTCAAAGTTCTTGTTactttgtcatattttaaattcatttcatatttttaagcTTTGccgaaaaatacatttttcttgtaaaatgacAGCTTGATTCAAATCatatttacaggactgtctcagaaaattagaatattgtgataaagtcctttattttctctaatgcaattaaataagcaaaaatgtcatacattctggattcattacaaatcaactaaatattgcaagccttttttttttattgttttagtattgctgattatggcacttttttttttttttttttttttacttggtctgaggaaatattctattaTGAGATGGGATACTTGAGaatttcttaagctgtaagccataaacagcaatattaaaataataaaaggcttgcaatatttcagttgatttgtaatgaatccagaatgtatgtcatttttgcttatttaattgcattacagaaaataaaggactttatcacaatattcagatTTTCTGGGACAGTCCTGTAGACTGAATTCTCATCCCCTTTTttgcatgtaaataattttCATAAATTCTAACTTAAAGAAATCTCATGACTGGTGTGATGTTGGAATTAATTTGaaattccattttgttttaaaatgtttttctgtaAAATTGCATTGACTTTActttcaaatgtagtaaaagttattttcataaattactgtacatttttgtgtaaaaatagTTCCCCCTTGTCATAATTGAATGTTCTTGCAAATGTGACTTAGAACATTTCAAcctttcaactttttttgtgtaaaatgatgggttttttttttaaattctacacTGCTTTATCATTTTCATAAAATAGCAACATTTTCATGTCACGTGACACATTGCTTTAAGAATGCTACTATGGTAACTATGATAATGTAAtcggcattattattattattattattattattattattttattttttttgagacgCCACGTTGCAACATTGAAAGAAATCTTCAATTCTTGGAAAGCCAACTCCTCTGAGCATGTCTTAATGTAATAATAGACCTTGCTTTGTGCACTGTGGTACAGAAAAGGACCTTCCCCAAATCTGTCCTCATTAGAGGCGGATTAACATCTCTGTTGACTCATCCTCCATCTCGTGCCTGTGCACATCCACTCAAAATGGCCGCATGACCTTGAGCCGTTAGTCGTCATCTTTACTGTTGTTTGCTTTGCCGTATTGCTCCTCAGTCAGGAGGACGATTTCGCCCCtccaaataaatcaataacatAATTGACCATTGACACTTGTTACGTGTCGAACATGTCTGGAGGTGACGCGTCTCTTCAAGGAGTCACAATGCATCACCATCAAGCGAGAAGATTCCCGAGAAGTGACGAGTCCTTTTTGTCCTTGCAAATGTCCTTTAACGAGATTACACGCGCACAGACGCGGCGTTTAATCAGACTCGACACCCCGGGGGATGCGACACACCACCTGGAATGTGAGCTGGCGGCAGGGACGGAGCGACAGATGGACAGACTGACAGTCGGAGCGTCATCCTTTAGACGCCGTGGCCGTTTATCTTTCGAAAGCGACACCGCGTTGACAGGCAACTAGCAGAGGGGAAACTGAAGGATCAATATGAGATGTTTGCAGAGGTATTCAATCAGGCGTCTTCCAACTTTTGGTAAGAACAGTTTGAGGAAAGGGTCTTTTCTGTGCCAAAGCGAGATTCATCAAGCTATGCTGAGCGAAACTAGAGAAATTGAGTGTCCTGAGTGCCAATTTGTCTTTCCGTTTGTCTTCCAGAGCGACGACAACGCCGCAGCGCAAGATGCGGCAGAGTCACCGGTGGATACCGACACCACGGAGGTGAGACGACATTCACGTTCAAACAAACACTTCCAGTGGATGTGATCGATGACAcctggtctcttttttttttttttttttttttttttttgtctcacagGATGATACAGACTGAACATGTTTTAAGATGGATGATCGGATCAGTCCACATTCCTGCCAAGTCCCGTCGTGCCTCGTCTTGGTCTTCAATAATGTCCGTGTGCGTGTAAAATTGTTGGGTTGTGTGTATTTGTATTGTCTCTTGCATATCAGCAAATTGACCTCAGGTGTCTCGTTTGTGACTGTGATAATTCTAATTTATCACTgtgagtgtgtgcgcgcgtgtattTGTCAGTAATTAGCACAAAGAATTGGACCACAATTACCCACTTACATGTCTCTAAATGAACAAAGACCATGATGATCTCTATTTTTTGCTATGGCGTCTGTTTATGTATctatgttgtatttttattatgaaaTTGGAAAGCAAAAGTATGGCCCTGTAATAAGCATGATGTCATATTGGGATTTAGTGTTGAATAAAGTATATGTTAAATGTATAATCTGTGAAGTTatgatctttaactcattcactgcctttgacaagtatacttgtcaattgtatttttttagagcggtgctaaatgggggcgaatctgagcatgctccactgtaaatatcaaacttggaaacaactttactgatgcccaaccaccggtagatgacattgccccattttataggaaataaacacagtttcagagtccatgggagaaatggctgtattttggcaaacctacatttttctgctgtcaattataaaagaacgggacgggacaaaaagtagggagtctattctgttatttggtagattcggtttatatataattattgaatgtaatatcacgtgagtattggaaatgtaaaaattttctataatgactggcagtgaatgagttaattgcataTATTTTTTACCACACTgtcaaacacaaaatatttaaaattcaactaatgtaaaataattcatttacaactatatttttaaaaagcacataACTGTTTTTGTCCtgacttggggggggggattagaCGTAATCTATTGTAGTTTTAATATCCTATTCCCACAAATGAtgccaaaatatattttttttaaaaaggggaaaaaattgtttttataaaattatatttgtGCTGTAGGGAAAAGGGAGTTTTTTTGAGGTGCCGTATTTAAATGGTGCAAGAGTGGTGGCCACTATTTTTAGAAATATTGTAAAATTAGcgcattttaaactttttttttttaaattttaacattttcacaAATAAGGATATAAAACgtgaaatatatttaaatatttgttttcccttcaaaatagCATTTCTTTGTTGAATGGTGAAAGCTTTACTGAGGCGCAGTAAATTACGGCAGTTTTTAATTTACAGTGCatatttattgtacatgaaaaatgggtAGGAATGAGAATAGACAATTCTCAGTCGACATTTACTTGCAAATTGCATATCTGAATATATGCGCATTgcgcaatgtaaaaaaaatatgtatatatatttgcatGTGGTTCTAAAAAGATCCTCAAGACATTTGCTAAAGAAATtgaaatgttaacattttaccCGACATTGagatgtgcatttaaaaaatatcttaTTGCATCAGGCACTTCGTTAGCTACACCTGGACCTTCTCATCTGCTCACTTATTGATGAGCTTCACTAAAACAGTGACCGAATAAAAGACTGACGAGGAAAACTGATTCATTGGCACTTTATGAATTGATTACTGATTGTGTATTGTAACATGTCTACTATGTACTTGGACCATAAGTGTGtagttgtcattaaaaaaaaaaaaaaaaaagtacataaccGTCCATGTGAGCTCTcatttcctcttcctcctcttgagGGCCTTCCACTCTCCCTCCTGCGTGGCCAAACTGCCGAAGAGCTCCTTAACCTTCCTCTTCCTTTCCGCATCCCTGTTGATAACAAAGAGCCAATTGAGGGTGAGCGGCCTCCGTGAGCTTCGTGATTCTCGCGTGACGACGACGCGTACCCTCTCATGACGTCGTTGAGCTTCTCGCTGGCCAGGAAGCGAGTGTCCTTCCTGATCTCCCTCAGCGCTCCCTTGAACTCTTTCTTGTACTTGTGACGCAATCTGTGCTCCTCCTTCTGCTCCCTGGTCACGCCACGCTTCTTCCCGTAATCCAACCTGCAGGAAAGAAACATGTAGAACTGACTCAATTACCACACGTACGACTTATTATGACCTCTTTTGATGTTTACGTACACTTGCACAATCTTGGGTGTAAACAGCTTGAGAGGGACAGGCTTCTTCTTATCGAATACCAGACGGCCGTGAGCGAGCGGCGCGCCGCCGAGGACCTCCAGGATCGCCGCTCGAAGTTCCTGCAGTTCAATTTAAggacagattttatttttttgctcaaatttacattttaacatttcatCCAAACTGGAATATTTCTGGgttcaaaataactttttttcccatctttccCATACATGATAATATGTAAATCATTATAATCAAAAGGGAAACAGTTCTGttcaaatcattaaaaaaacaaaaaaaaaaaaacaagataaagATCAAAGTTAAAGGTAACCCACCTTTAAAGGCTCCGGTAGTGAGTTTGAGGAGAGGTGTTGCGAGAGcagagccgtgattggctgAAAGACGTGTGTGAAACAGTCCAGGTCCTTGTAGAGCACACAGCATTTGTTCAGAAGCGCCATGCATGTGGACAAGCACGTCAACCTGACAAGAACGACATTGCACAATTCTTTATCACTTATAAACAAACGCACAACATGAGATTGCAAAACTGCCAACTGTcaaaaagttggaaaaaaaaaaccttaaaggTGATGTTTTAGTCACAATTTAACATTCCATACTCGCATACAAGTGTCAAGTAGTTATTTTTCACTAAAACCaagtctaataataataataataataatacattacattattgaaaaaataaataattaaaaaacgttttggtttttgttttaaattactttgaatttgctTTTAAACTTCGATGGAGGAACAaactaaatcaatcaataaaatcttttatttcagtttaaaaataaaatctaaaataaaaaaaaaatgaaacaaatagtGCTTTAAGTCAACCGCAAAATTTTCTCTATATGTTGTGTGGCCCCTCtaatctaaacacagcattctcatTAATACTGCATTTGTGGGATATGagctaaatggaaaaaaagcaaaacaaatccAACCGtctgggggcagccattttgctacttgttgtcgactgaaaatgacatcacagttgttcagggctcaaACAACCAGTCACAGCTCACCAGTGTTCCGAAGTTGAGTCATGATTGATCGTTAGCTGAGCCCATAGGCAcactgtgatgtcgttttcagttgacagcacatggcaaaatggccgccacctgagatggataaaaagcaagtggcttttgctgcttaactcatattccacaaaaacaatattaatcacaatgccgTGTTTGGACTAAAGGTGGCACatacaaaatattgtaaatatatttttgagttgacttccctgtaaaataaaaaagttagattaaaaataataaatgagaacaTAATAAAAGTAAATGCACTAGACGCATAGACAGCGCAGGTTCGATTCCCAGTACCCCAACAACTGGCTGCTACTTgtcttgaaaacaaaaaataaataaataataataataataataataataataataataataataatgagagtgACTGACTGTGGGCAAACCCTGACGGGACAATTCGAAAATCACAACAACCAACGGCTACCTGTAGTGATCTGCGTCAACATCGTTCTTTAATGTGAGGCGCTGCGTGGCAGACAGCGGCAGGCTTTTCCTACTCCAGCTCTTCCAGGATTCCGGGTCCGACAGCACCAGCAGATTGCTGTATTTCCCCGTGCTTCGAAAAGGTGGAACGACTCTGTAACCTGTAttatcaagtttaaaaaaatatatcaatttgTTGGCAGCAACAATGCGACGGCTCGAAGATGAGATGGCGCCAACCTGCAGACGTCTTGTCCTGCACGCCTAAGTGCAGCGTTCCGGACAGGAAGTTAATGAGCTCGGGCAGGAAGCGCTTAGAAAAGGAGACGTACTCCGCCGCCACACAGCACAACACTAAACCCGACGTCACGTCCTGTAATGACCTCACCGGACACTGCACACACATCATTTGGAATGTTTATATCGAATAGTGACCATCACATATGTATTCAATACTGTGACTTAATGTACCTTCGTGAGAGCTTGGCCTATGTAAAGTAGCGCTGGTGTGGTGACGGGATGTCGAAAGTCAGACGTAGGAAAAAGCAATGCCGCCACCTTCAGGTAAATTAGCTAGAAGcacacaaaaatattcataactaACAACAAACACAAAGCTATCTTGCTCCATAGTACGACTGAACTGACATGAACATATTCACGGTTCCTACTTTATACACGTTAAACTTTACATTGTAAATTGTAAGACTTCACAATTCTCCAAATGTCCTATGTTGTCCAATGATGCTATAGTACATAAAGTCTAATTTAGTGTCTAAAAAATGGATAACACGATACATTAGGTGTTGTCTGGTTCAGAAAATACAACATATGTTGAGGGCCCATAAAATTGGCAAAATAGGACAAAAATAGGCAAACAAATAGTGGATAGTCATACCATGTCTAGTGTTGGGAAGGCAGCATTCCCTTTGACTTCAAGCACTTCCTCCATGCTGTGAGCAGCATCTCCAATGATGGTCTGCATAGACTTACAGGCTGCTTCTGGAAACATCTGACACAAGCTGTACACCTCTCTACACAGACGATAAAGAAGCAATACTTCAGTTATTGAAGCACCAGCTTCAAATTAGCAGGCTAACAATCCACTCACGGAATTAGTTTGTCAACGGTGGGAAGTTCAGGCGGTCTCCGACAGACCAGTTCTCCAAGGTACTCCAACAGAAATCCCACCAGGTTCTGAAGGACAgatattattcattcatatattacataagcttaataaaactaaataaatacactatTGTACCTGCAGTTTGAGCTTATTCCCCACAGCCAGACTGGGGTGGTTGCACTTTTGAGTCCGGGCTATGATAAGGCGCTGGTTGTCTGGAGTGTGACCGCGAAGTAGCTTTTCAAGGTCTTTGGAGCTTTCTGGAACTGTAACAACCATAAACAATGCTATACATGCTAACAGTGAAGCATAAAAAAAGCAGCTAACAGAAAGCTAATGCAACTTAAATACGTGCTAAATGGTCGCTAAACGGCAGCTGCTAATCAAAGATGCCAACACAGGCCAATAAAATGCTGAAAGAAAGCTAATATATCAGCTATCGCACTGCTAACAGACAGCTCATAAAACCTAATATACTGCTTGTGCTAACTCGTCAATATAATTGATTAATTCAAGTTTTTGGGTCAGAAGAACATGGAAGGGGCCCGAAACTTTGCTAAGAAACGTACAGTAGATATAAAAACATCGGGTTTGTGTACACTTGTGCAAACACATTACCtcagttgttttatttttacttcccccACTTGAAAATATTGAGATTAATGGTGGAAAGGTTGTAAAATAAGTGGTCATGGTTACACTTGGGTTATGTTGTTAACTTGTAAATCACTGTGCCGCTCTCTTCTCCCTTAATTGCCCcacagggatcaataaagttttgtcAATCTAATAATGTAACTGAACGCTAACAGTAGCTAACGATACATTGCTAACAGACTAATCAGAGGCGTTTGTTACCAGTGAACGTGTACGGAAGTTCGGCTTTGGCTGCTTCCTGCTGGGCCTTCTTCTCCTCTTCACTCTTCTTCTGGTTGATCtccacctcctcttcctcgctTTCTTGCTCTGACTCCAAGTCTGAATGACCACCATCTTCCTtctccccttcctcctcctcctcctcctcctccccattctcttcttcttcctcctcattGCTGCCACCATccgcctcttcttcttcctcctcctcattgcTGCCACCATcaccctcttcttcttcctcagaTTCTTCTTCACCCTTTTCTCCATCTTCTTCTGGCTCCTCATCAAGGTTCCATTTGCCATCCTTTATAACAGAGCAAACAGGTAAAACATACATATTTCCtgtaataatacatatattgtGTTCATGTACAGTATCTGGTGTCACCTTATAAGCTAAAGTTTTCTTGTCATCTTTGTCCAGGATGAATCCATCTTGGAGGTCGTCGGCAGACATGTATGTACGATTTGGCGCTACTTCCGCCTCTTCATCACCCATCATCCTCCTTAGTCGATCCGCCTTAGAGGGAAATCAAGGTGGGCGGTGAAGTTGGGGGTCACCTCTGAAGTCTTAATTTCCTTGAAATTTACTTTTTCCTCCTGAAAATATGTGACTAATATCCAAAGAAAtatgagttttatttatttgggggggaatgatgaaacattaaaaaaaaaaatgtttctatcaaaaacgtatgactttttttaaagaatttttttaatctaaaaaatggatatatttttttcattgaaaatttactactcctttatttttttaattactcgaCTTTATTTTTTCATGACATACAACTTCTTACTCGACAATATa comes from Festucalex cinctus isolate MCC-2025b chromosome 15, RoL_Fcin_1.0, whole genome shotgun sequence and encodes:
- the LOC144002864 gene encoding uncharacterized protein LOC144002864, whose protein sequence is MEALKKGLNKAKEGVVVAATKTKQGVSSAAGMTIDGVQYVGTKTVEGATTVAGKTVEGVSHVGGAVVTGMTNVAHKTVEGAGSIVAATGLTKKDPAKPSDDNAAAQDAAESPVDTDTTEDDTD
- the nop14 gene encoding nucleolar protein 14, which produces MGKVPKKRSAADKVRKVKTSSEIKNNPFEVKINRKKFDVLGRKSKHDVGLPGVSRSKAINKRKETLLKEYKQKNKSNKFIDRRFGEYDTKMAPEEKILQRFAMERKRAHEKKDMYNLNEEEELTHYGQSLSEMEKFTDMVNSDDESEEKGLLSAELTASHFGGGGGLLRKKTAGEHPDDEEGPKAKSRQELIEELIHKSKQQKRERQVQKEEAQELTEKLDQEWKSIQMLMVHKKPKVQREDMPVEKPKLEEYDKMVKELGFEMKAQPSEKMKSPEELAREEREKLQKLEADRLRRMMGDEEAEVAPNRTYMSADDLQDGFILDKDDKKTLAYKDGKWNLDEEPEEDGEKGEEESEEEEEGDGGSNEEEEEEEADGGSNEEEEEENGEEEEEEEEGEKEDGGHSDLESEQESEEEEVEINQKKSEEEKKAQQEAAKAELPYTFTVPESSKDLEKLLRGHTPDNQRLIIARTQKCNHPSLAVGNKLKLQNLVGFLLEYLGELVCRRPPELPTVDKLIPEVYSLCQMFPEAACKSMQTIIGDAAHSMEEVLEVKGNAAFPTLDMLIYLKVAALLFPTSDFRHPVTTPALLYIGQALTKCPVRSLQDVTSGLVLCCVAAEYVSFSKRFLPELINFLSGTLHLGVQDKTSAGYRVVPPFRSTGKYSNLLVLSDPESWKSWSRKSLPLSATQRLTLKNDVDADHYRLTCLSTCMALLNKCCVLYKDLDCFTHVFQPITALLSQHLSSNSLPEPLKELRAAILEVLGGAPLAHGRLVFDKKKPVPLKLFTPKIVQVLDYGKKRGVTREQKEEHRLRHKYKKEFKGALREIRKDTRFLASEKLNDVMRGDAERKRKVKELFGSLATQEGEWKALKRRKRK